GACATATTGGCTTGATTAAAGAAAATACGTCCAAAATGTTCTCTATCTGGGAATACATCTTCTTGATTCGGTAAGTTAGCTCCGCCAGAATCTACTAAATAAATACAAGGAAGATTATTTTCTTGTGCGATAGCCTGTGCTCTAAGGTGTTTTTTAACCGTTAGTGGATAGTATGTCCCACCCTTTACGGTAGCGTCATTAGCAACTATTACACATTCTTGACCGCTAACACGACCAATGCCAGTGATAATACCTGCACTAGGCACATCATCATCATAAACTTTGTAAGCGGCGAGTTGTGAAAACTCTAAAAAGGCAGCGCCCTCATCAATTAATGCATTGACGCGATCACGAGGTAATAATTTTCCTCGGCTAAGGTGGCGTTCTCGTGAACGTTCGCCACCACCCAGTTTTATTTCACTAATCTTTGCACGTAAATCATCAATTTGTGATTGCATGTGAGCAGCATTATCTAAGAAATCTTGACTGCGAGTGTTTATTTTTGAAATTATTTTTGCCACGGGAAAGCCTTATTATTTAACGAAGTAGTTGGATTAATTAGTAATAAAACAAATGATTACTTTGATTCGTTGAACAACTCACGCCCGATCAGCATTCTTCGAATTTCAGAAGTACCGGCGCCAATTTCATAAAGTTTAGCGTCACGTAATAACCGTCCCGCAGGAAATTCATTGATATAGCCATTGCCGCCAAGTAATTGAATCGTATCGAGCGCCATTTTGGTGGCTAGCTCTGCCGCATACAAAATAACTGCAGCGGAATCCTTACGTGTCGTTTCACCGCGATCACAGGCTGCTGCAACCATATAAGCGTATGATTTTGCGGCATTCATTTGCGTGTACATATCAGCCACTTTGCCTTGTACTAATTGAAACTCTCCAATTGATTGGCCAAATTGCTTTCTGTCATGAATATAAGGTACGACTAAATCCATACAAGCATCCATAATGCCTAACGAACCACCAGATAAAACAACACGTTCATAATCTAAACCTGACATTAGCACACGTACACCTTTACCTTCATGACCTAAGATGTTTTCTGCAGGCACTTCACAGTCTTGAAATACAAGTTCGCAAGTATTAGAGCCACGCATGCCTAATTTATCGAGTTTTTGATGGCGAGAAAAACCAGGGTAGTCACGCTCAACGATAAAAGCAGTAATACCTTTCGAACCCGCGCTGGTATCTGTTTTAGCATAAATCACATAAACATCGGCATCTGGACCATTGGTGATCCACATTTTATTGCCATTAAGAATGTATTTATCACCATCTTTCCTAGCAGAGAGCTTCATACTAACAACATCACTACCGGCGTTAGGTTCGCTCATCGCCAATGCGCCAACATGTTCGCCAGTACAAAGTTTAGGAAGGTACTTTAGTTTTTGTTCATGGGATCCATTTTTGCGCAGTTGGTTTAAACATAAATTAGACATAGCGCCATAACTTAAGCCGACAGAAGCGGAAGCTCTACTAATTTCTTGCATAGCAACGATATGCTCTAAGTAACCTAAGCCAGAGCCGCCATATTCTTCTTCAACAGTCATGCCTAATAACCCCATATCACCAAATTTACGCCATAAGTCGCTAGGGAATTCATTATCTATGTCTATTTTTTCGGCGCGTGGCGCAATTTCATCACGAGCAAAAGCATTCACTTGATCGCGGATCATATCGACGGTTTCGCCTAAGTTAAAATTAAGTGAGCTAAATGAAGAGATCATAGATTTTCCTTT
The sequence above is a segment of the Colwellia sp. 20A7 genome. Coding sequences within it:
- a CDS encoding isovaleryl-CoA dehydrogenase, with translation MISSFSSLNFNLGETVDMIRDQVNAFARDEIAPRAEKIDIDNEFPSDLWRKFGDMGLLGMTVEEEYGGSGLGYLEHIVAMQEISRASASVGLSYGAMSNLCLNQLRKNGSHEQKLKYLPKLCTGEHVGALAMSEPNAGSDVVSMKLSARKDGDKYILNGNKMWITNGPDADVYVIYAKTDTSAGSKGITAFIVERDYPGFSRHQKLDKLGMRGSNTCELVFQDCEVPAENILGHEGKGVRVLMSGLDYERVVLSGGSLGIMDACMDLVVPYIHDRKQFGQSIGEFQLVQGKVADMYTQMNAAKSYAYMVAAACDRGETTRKDSAAVILYAAELATKMALDTIQLLGGNGYINEFPAGRLLRDAKLYEIGAGTSEIRRMLIGRELFNESK